The following coding sequences are from one Octopus bimaculoides isolate UCB-OBI-ISO-001 chromosome 3, ASM119413v2, whole genome shotgun sequence window:
- the LOC106876670 gene encoding uncharacterized protein LOC106876670 — protein MMATCRKREVTDVRHSVGYLPSLFTVEKTQLSSKERVSRADTTELISYSSVIMPPAFADYRVGLANEDEEDKHADCHQDPLAPHQQSNSIQSHLVEVSHNQVPSTTATLFTAAHHTSSPSPAHAIIGIDHLASHEMSSGLLRTDSSCSDLDVTTINDRDFTDNKSCVPDTLGAETVVETSSLDGNKLLSAALSSKRLAQVDNCSKGTIDSSYLMLDDDSKVGNKVIQAEDLVEILETQTLQAFLAQRDSGISSHSIAPERNIDPCVGGGHPMTKGMSIVYVGDGGMQLVPADTMEDNNVLSKDMMKRERDKIKKREQRANPMYRAKEKEKAKARMRMMRADPNYRERERRRDRIRRKISRQQNNELRQKEKDRDKEYKRLHRNLPLNSVMNEVEIGTNEDSMAGSSIGTRIGSGGAKTVLELHPEHFALRHSMLSDTGLGSTDSNSIDDGDRVGGHLSEIGGLVPQLNCVTLEGARAEAVLACPVTLQYTLNTDQRLLT, from the exons ATGATGGCAACatgtagaaagagagaagtgacTGATGTTAGACACAGTGTGGGTTACTTGCCATCTCTGTTCACTGTTGAGAAAACTCAGCTGAGCTCAAAAGAGCGTGTCAGCAGGGCAGACACTACAGAATTGATTAGTTACTCATCAGTAATCATGCCTCCAGCTTTTGCTGATTATCGAGTTGGCCTGGCCAATGAAGATGAAGAGGATAAACATGCTGACTGCCACCAAGACCCACTGGCTCCTCATCAGCAAAGCAACTCTATTCAGTCCCACTTAGTGGAGGTCAGTCATAATCAAGTACCCTCGACAACTGCCACATTGTTTACTGCTGCTCATCACACATCCTCACCATCTCCTGCTCATGCCATTATAGGCATTGACCATTTAGCTAGTCATGAAATGTCCAGTGGTTTGCTGAGGACAGACAGTTCTTGCAGTGATCTGGATGTTACCACTATTAATGACCGAGATTTCACAGATAACAAAA GTTGTGTTCCTGATACTCTTGGTGCCGAAACTGTTGTAGAAACCAGCTCACTTGATGGCAACAAATTACTTAGTGCTGCCCTCTCGTCAAAACGTCTGGCTCAAGTGGACAACTGTTCAAAGGGAACTATTGACTCCAGCTACTTGATGTTAGATGATGATAGCAAAGTTGGTAATAAAGTTATCCAGGCTGAAGATTTGGTGGAAATTCTAGAAACCCAGACTTTGCAAGCGTTTCTAGCACAAAGGGATTCTGGCATCTCATCTCACTCCATTGCTCCAGAGAG AAATATTGATCCTTGTGTTGGAGGTGGCCACCCTATGACCAAAGGAATGTCAATTGTatatgttggtgatggtggcatgCAACTCGTACCAGCCGATACCATGGAAGATAATAACGTGCTATCAAAAGATATGATGAAACGCGAACGTGACAAAATCAAGAAACGTGAACAGAGAGCGAATCCAATGTATAG agcaaaagaaaaggagaaggccAAGGCAAGGATGCGCATGATGAGAGCTGATCCCAACTACAGAGAACGTGAAAGACGTCGGGATAGGATCCGAAGAAAAATCTCTCGTCAACAGAATAATGAACTgcgccaaaaagaaaaagaccgaGATAAAGAATATAAACGACTTCATCGGAATTTGCCGTTAAACAGTGTGATGAATGAGGTTGAAATTGGTACCAATGAAGATAGTATGGCTGGAAGCAGTATAGGAACAAGAATTGGTTCTGGTGGTGCAAAGACCGTATTAGAATTACATCCTGAACATTTTGCTCTACGACACTCAATGTTATCTGATACGGGCTTAGGCTCGACAGATAGTAATAGCATAGATGATGGGGACAGAGTAGGTGGCCATCTTTCTGAAATTGGGGGTTTAGTCCCACAGCTTAACTGTGTAACACTTGAAGGGGCTCGTGCTGAAGCTGTGCTTGCTTGTCCTGTCACTTTACAATACACATTAAATACAGATCAACGCCTCTTGACGTGA